In Nerophis ophidion isolate RoL-2023_Sa linkage group LG03, RoL_Noph_v1.0, whole genome shotgun sequence, the following are encoded in one genomic region:
- the aass gene encoding alpha-aminoadipic semialdehyde synthase, mitochondrial, producing MFRLLSRNGRERSSCIFAQRRYEHHRAVMAIRREDINPWERRAPLAPRHVRELTQDGIKVVVQPSNRRAIHEKFYAKAGAIIQDDISEASLILGVKRPPEDKVIPKKTYAFFSHTIKAQEANMGLLDDLLKKEVRLIDYEKMVDANGFRIVAFGQWAGVAGMINILHGLGLRFLALGHHTPFMHVGMAHNYRNVSQAIQAVRDCGYEISLGLMPKSIGPVTFCFTGTGNVSKGAQDIINELPVEYVEPHELKDVCETGDMTKVFATVLSRHHHLMRKSDGIYDPLEYENHPELYTSHFRTSVAPYTNCLINGIYWDRQTPRLLRRLDAQKLIRPSKSMFVPNEGMPQLPHKLLAICDISADTGGSIEFMNECTTIDKPFCMYDADQHIDHDSVEGNGILMCSIDNLPAQLPIEATEYFGDRLFPYIWEMLPSDASRPLEEEDFSPQVRDAVITSNGALTSKFEYIEKLRENRAKSQILKKSGMKRVLLLGTGYVSGPVVEYLTRSDKTQVTVASVCMNQAQDLSSKYPNTVPVMLDVGSQEAHLNSLVKEHDLVISLLPYSLHPLVAKHCIDRKVNMVTASYLSPAMKELHNRAVEAGITIVNEMGLDPGIDHMLAMECIDQAKADGCTVESYTSFCGGLPAPECSDNPLRYKFSWSPYGVLLATVNPALFLRDSKHVNIPQGGALMDAATPMDFFPGFNFEGFPNRDSTKYAELYDIPKAHTLLRGTLRYKGFSRAMCGFVKLGLINSDPCPLLQSSAPPVTWKGLLCHMLSLDPTISHDAFEVAVMDRVGHDQDKMDSLRWFGMLSDDPVPHADSVLMALSKHLEAKLSFNYGERDMIVLRSDLGLRHPTGELETKHISLVVYGDINGFSAMAKTVGYPAAISARMILDGEIRSKGIVLPMTKEVYVPALTRLKDEGLHVMTSSTLLE from the exons ATGTTCCGACTCCTCAGCCGTAACGGCCGGGAGAGGTCGAGCTGCATCTTTGCCCAGCGGCGCTATGAGCACCACAGAGCCGTCATGGCCATCCGGCGGGAGGACATCAACCCGTGGGAGCGCAGGGCGCCGCTGGCTCCGCGTCACGTCCGGGAGCTGACACAAGACGGCATCAAAGTTGTGGTCCAGCCGTCCAACCGGAGGGCGATCCACGAGAAG TTCTACGCTAAAGCAGGCGCCATCATCCAGGACGATATCTCGGAGGCCTCGCTGATCCTCGGCGTCAAGAGGCCGCCTGAGGATAAGGTGATCCCCAAGAAGACCTACGCCTTCTTCTCCCACACCATCAAGGCTCAGGAGGCCAACATGGGGCTGCTAGATGATCTCTTAAAGAAG GAAGTTCGCCTGATCGACTACGAGAAGATGGTCGACGCTAACGGCTTTCGCATCGTAGCGTTCGGTCAGTGGGCCGGTGTCGCAG GCATGATCAACATTTTGCACGGTTTGGGTCTCCGCTTCTTGGCGCTGGGCCACCACACCCCCTTCATG CACGTCGGCATGGCGCACAACTACCGCAACGTCAGCCAGGCCATCCAGGCCGTCCGGGACTGCGGCTACGAGATCTCCCTGGGCCTCATGCCCAAGTCCATCGGCCCCGTCACCTTCTGCTTCACAGGCACCGGCAACGTCTCCAAG GGAGCGCAGGACATCATCAACGAGCTTCCTGTGGAATACGTGGAGCCTCATGAGCTGAAGGACGTGTGTGAAACTGGTG ACATGACCAAAGTCTTCGCCACTGTGCTGAGTCGCCACCACCACCTGATGAGGAAGAGCGACGGCATCTACGACCCCCTGGAGTACGAGAATCACCCGGAACTCTACACGTCCCACTTTAGGACCAGC GTAGCGCCCTACACAAACTGCCTGATCAATGGCATCTACTGGGACCGCCAGACGCCCCGGCTCCTCAGGCGGCTGGACGCGCAGAAGCTGATACGACCGTCCAAAAGCATGTTTGTCCCGAATGAGGGGATGCCTCAGCTGCCACACAA ACTCTTAGCCATCTGCGACATATCCGCCGACACGGGCGGCTCCATCGAGTTCATGAACGAGTGCACCACCATCGACAAGCCTTTCTGCATGTACGACGCCGACCAGCACATCGACCACGACAG CGTGGAAGGCAACGGCATCCTTATGTGTTCCATCGACAACCTCCCGGCTCAGCTGCCCATCGAGGCCACCGAGTACTTTGGAGATCGCCTCTTTCCTTACATCTGGGAGATG CTGCCTTCAGACGCCAGCAGACCTTTGGAAGAAGAAGACTTCAGCCCGCAAGTCAGAGAC GCAGTAATCACCTCAAACGGAGCCCTGACGTCCAAGTTTGAGTACATCGAGAAGCTTCGAGAGAACCG AGCAAAGTCTCAGATCTTGAAGAAAAGCGGGATGAAACGAGTTCTGTTGCTCGGTACCGGATACGTCTCCGGACCTGTGGTGGAATACTTGACCCGGAGCGACAAGACGCAGGTCACAGTAG CCTCAGTGTGCATGAACCAAGCGCAGGATCTGTCGTCCAAATATCCAAACACTGTACCCGTCATGTTGGATGTCGGCAGTCAGGAGGCGCACCTCAACTCTCTGGTCAAAGAGCACGACCTGGTCATCAG CTTGCTGCCTTACTCGCTGCACCCCCTAGTGGCCAAACACTGCATCGACAGGAAGGTCAACATGGTGACCGCCAGCTACCTGAGTCCCGCCATGAAGGAGCTGCACAACAG gGCGGTGGAGGCGGGCATCACCATTGTCAACGAGATGGGTCTAGATCCAGGTATTGATCACATGTTAGCCATGGAATGTATCGACCAAGCTAAAGCTGACGGCTGCACG GTGGAGTCGTACACTTCCTTCTGCGGAGGACTTCCTGCTCCTGAGTGTTCAGACAATCCTCTACGCTACAAGTTCAGCTGGAGTCCTTACGGAGTTCTCCTCGCCACCGTCAACCCCGCGCTCTTCCTGCGGGACAGCAAG catgtgAACATCCCACAAGGGGGCGCTCTGATGGACGCCGCCACGCCAATGGATTTCTTTCCTGGATTCAACTTTGAAGGTTTCCCCAATCGGGACAGCACCAAATACGCAGAACTGTACGACATCCCGAAGGCGCACACGCTGCTCAGAGGAACGCTACGCTATAAG GGTTTCTCCAGAGCCATGTGTGGGTTTGTCAAGTTGGGTTTGATCAACAGTGATCCTTGTCCCCTGCTGCAGAGCTCTGCCCCTCCAGTCACATGG AAAGGATTGCTGTGTCACATGTTGTCGTTGGACCCCACCATCTCCCATGATGCATTTGAGGTGGCAGTGATGGACCGCGTGGGCCATGACCAAGACAAAATGGACAGTCTGAGATG GTTCGGAATGCTGAGTGACGATCCCGTTCCTCATGCTGACAGCGTGCTGATGGCTCTCAGCAAACATCTGGAAGCCAAACTGTCCTTCA ACTACGGTGAGCGGGACATGATCGTCCTGAGGAGCGACTTGGGACTTCGCCACCCGACGGGTGAGCTGGAGACCAAACACATCAGCCTGGTGGTGTACGGAGACATCAACGGCTTCTCCGCCATGGCCAAGACAGTGGGCTACCCAGCAGCCATCAGTGCACGCATGATCCTCGACG GTGAGATCAGGTCCAAGGGCATCGTGCTCCCCATGACCAAGGAGGTGTACGTGCCGGCCTTGACGCGCCTGAAGGATGAAGGTCTGCATGTCATGACCTCCAGTACCCTGCTGGagtaa